The Platichthys flesus chromosome 5, fPlaFle2.1, whole genome shotgun sequence genome contains the following window.
CTGTgacaggacgaggaggagaaccTCAATGACATCGGCTATGACGACATCGGGGGCTGTCGGAAGCAGCTGGCCCAGATTAAAGAGATGGTTGAACTTCCACTCAGGCACCCGGGTCTCTTCAAGGCAATAGGAGTTAAGGTgtcactcgcacacactcacacacacactcttacacacacacaaacacacacacacacacacacacacacacacacacacactgaccccaTCCACCCATAAACCAGCTTTTTCCTATTCAAACATTACATATGTGTCCTCCCTCGACTCAGTGTGTttgtccctcctctctgtcagcCCCCCAGGGGCATCCTGCTGTATGGCCCTGCAGGAACAGGGAAGACCCTGGTGGCCCGAGCAGTAGCCAATGAAACTGGtgccttcttcttcctcattaaTGGTGAGACTTTCTTTACAGTGACACATTCAGACCATTTGTACCAGTGAGATGAAGAAATATCCTGATCCTGCTCTTGCAAAGTGAAAACATATTACAATAAGGTCTTCACAGTTGTTTGAATCAGATTGGAACTTCTAATTTTTGAACTATTTTTCATATTAATGGCTCTGTGTTGgagaaaaagtgttttgtaaaataaaataatatgcaCATTATTTTGTGGCAAGGTCCTGAGATCATGAGCAAGCTGGCAGGAGAGTCTGAGAGCAACCTGAGGAAGGCGTttgaggaggcagagaaaaatGCTCCAGCCatcatctttattgatgagctGGACGCAATCGCTCCCAAGAGAGAGaaggtaaacaacaacaacaacaagttaggaggcttttttttatgttgtatcAGATCAGAGTATGTGCAGAAACTATGTGTCACATTATACGCATTTTATGTTTCATGtaagaaaataactttttatatgtgtgtgtgtgtgtgtgtgtgtgtttgtgtgtgtgtttatttgtttgtgtagaCCCATGGCGAGGTGGAGAGGCGTATAGTGTCCCAGCTGCTGACCCTGATGGATGGCCTGAAGCAAAGAGCTCACGTGGTTGTCATGGCAGCAACAAACCGACCGAACAGCATTGACCCTGCACTGAGACGCTTTGGTCAGGACAgccacagctacacacacacacaaacacatacacacaaaatcacGTTTACAAATAAGGTGATATCTCTCTCCAGGCAGGTTCGACCGGGAAATTGACATTGGGATTCCAGATCCCACCGGGAGACTGGAGATACTGCAGATTCACACCAAGAACATGAAACTGTCTGATGACATCGACATTGAGAAGGTGAGAGAGTGCGATTCAGCTGATCAACAAATAATGACAACCCTGAGAAGTAAACTATTTTGATCATCAGCTAACTTTAAAAGTCAGTTTTGCAAGCAGTGTTTTAATTtctttggattttcttttggttttatgtgacagtaaactgaatatatttaaGAATGTTTGTCTGTGAATTTCAAATCGAATCCCTCAGGGAGGGGTTCTTTCTTGAATGTCCTCAGGACGGACATTTACAATCAGACTCTTGTTTGATGACAAATTTTTTTATGCACCTTTATGAGAAGATTTTAATTCCTGTATCTGTGAAGGTTCAAGGTCATCCAGGTCATGTCCAGTTTTACAAGTGCTGAAGTGCTTGTAGTTTATTTTTCAGTAAGTTACAGTTGAAGAGGctttacaaattatttatttagcaGGAGACATTCTCAATCCTTCTTAAATCTACAATAAAATTCAGTACATATCTGTAACTTTTACATGAATAGttgttcaaatttaaataaaactgtgatgcGAAAAGACTAGAGTTAATTATTTGTAACATGAATATGACAAACTGATGAATTGATAATCAAACTcaaaaacatctaaaaaaaacatctcattaCTTTGCAATAGGTGAAAATAATGATACACATTGCAAATGAACCACCATCAATTATTATATGAGGATGTGCCATTTGTTCAATGATATTAATACGCCTGAGCTGATCAACATATTTTAGATCGCCAGAGAGACCCACGGACATGTGGGCGCCGACCTGGCTGCTCTGTGCTCAGAAGCTGCTCTGCAAGCCATCCGCAAGAAGTTGACTCTCATAGACCTGGAGGATGAATCCATCGATGCTGACCTGCTCAACTCACTGGCCGTCAGCATGGATGACTTCCaggtacacatacacacgcagacacacacacgcagacacacacacacacacacacacacacacacacacacacacacaaacacaaatacacacatacacacacacacacacaaacacacacacaatcacacacacacacacacacaaacacacacacacacacaagataaaaGCCACGCATCAATGTTTGCTAACGAGTGAGATGCATACTGTCCCTCTGTCAGTGGGCACTGAGTCAGAGCAACCCATCGGCTCTGAGAGAGATGGTTGCAGAGGTGCCTCAGGTCAACTGGGCAGACATCGGAGGACTGGAAGTGGTCAAGAGAGAGCTACAGGAGCTCGTTCAGGTGAAGAAACACTCGCACACTCACAACAGCAGACACTGCTCATACCTTTAACAACAATTAACAATCAACATCTGTCAATCCTCATCCTGCCCTCCTCAGTACCCAGTCGAGTATCCAGACAAGTTCCTGAAGTTCGGGATGACGCCGTCTCGTGGTGTGTTGTTCTACGGTCCTCCAGGCTGTGGGAAAACCCTTCTGGCTAAGGCTATTGCCAATGAGTGCCAGGCAAACTTTATCTCCATAAAAGGCCCTGAGATGCTCACCATGTGGTTTGGAGAATCAGAGGCCAATGTCAGAGATGTTTTTGATAAGGTAAGAGGAAAAGTAAATGGTAATATTGAAAAGAAACACATCCCAGACTTATTGAGTAGATCATAGTATTTGGTCAACTCCCAACTCTGCTGTTTCCCACTGTAActtctctgacctctgacctctgacctcctctctgcctccaggcCAGACAGGCAGCCCCCTGCATCTTGTTCTTTGACGAGTTAGACTCCATTGCCAAATCCAGAGGAGGCGGTGGTGGGGACGCAAGCGGTGCCGCCGACAGAGTCATCAATCAGATCCTCACAGAGATGGACGGCATGTCCGACAAAAAGAACGTTTTCATCATTGGTGCCACAAACAGACCAGACATCATAGACTCGGCCATCCTGCGGCCGGGCCGTTTGGACCAGCTCATCTATATCCCGCTCCCAGACAAGCCATctcgctcggccatcctgaacGCCAACCTACGCAAATCTCCTATCGCACGAGTCAGTTACACACACCTGCAAGGATAAATTCCTTGGTGCAGTGGCTTCCGTATGGATTCAAGATTAAATAGTAAAATCATAACTTTAAGAAAATGCTAAATGTTGGATTACATATGGCAACGATGATAACCCAAATCCTCCAAGAACAGAATTTAGCAAGAGGttcttattttacaattttggtAACTCTCTTGATGGTGTGACTGACTATTTTGTGGCTCTATTCTCTCCTTCCTGTAGGATGTGGATCTGGCCTTCCTGTCCGAAATCACAGAGGGCTTCTCTGGAGCTGACCTGACAGA
Protein-coding sequences here:
- the zgc:136908 gene encoding transitional endoplasmic reticulum ATPase; its protein translation is MPGSGAADPKGEDFSTAILKQKHRPNRLVVDENVSDDSSLVSLSQNKMEELQLFRGDTVVLKGRKQRQTVCIVLSDDSCSDERIRLNRVTRSNLRVRLGDVISIHACSDIKYGKKVHVLPIDDTIEGLTGSLFDVFLKPYFLEAYRPVHNGDIFLVRGSMRAVEFKVVETDPSPHCIVAPDTVMYCEGDPIKREDEEENLNDIGYDDIGGCRKQLAQIKEMVELPLRHPGLFKAIGVKPPRGILLYGPAGTGKTLVARAVANETGAFFFLINGPEIMSKLAGESESNLRKAFEEAEKNAPAIIFIDELDAIAPKREKTHGEVERRIVSQLLTLMDGLKQRAHVVVMAATNRPNSIDPALRRFGRFDREIDIGIPDPTGRLEILQIHTKNMKLSDDIDIEKIARETHGHVGADLAALCSEAALQAIRKKLTLIDLEDESIDADLLNSLAVSMDDFQWALSQSNPSALREMVAEVPQVNWADIGGLEVVKRELQELVQYPVEYPDKFLKFGMTPSRGVLFYGPPGCGKTLLAKAIANECQANFISIKGPEMLTMWFGESEANVRDVFDKARQAAPCILFFDELDSIAKSRGGGGGDASGAADRVINQILTEMDGMSDKKNVFIIGATNRPDIIDSAILRPGRLDQLIYIPLPDKPSRSAILNANLRKSPIARDVDLAFLSEITEGFSGADLTEICQRACKLAIREAIEAEIKAERQRQNSPGIPMEEDFDPVPEIRKDHFEEAMRFARRSVSDNDIRKYEMFAQTLQQSRGFGNFRFPSATGNQSGDQGSGSGSGGPNLYREEGDEDLY